The window ttaatgatttcagTTTCAAATGATGCAAATAACCAAATATTCCCCACTAgcctttggaattgcagaatctAAGAATAACAATTCCTATGAGTGGTACTTTAGTGAGCTTCGCAATGCAATTGGGAGCCAtgacaatttaatttttttatcggaCAGGCATCAATCTATTGCACATGGCATTGCAAAGGTATATCCTGAAAGCCACCATGGGATTTGTATTTATCATTTGGAGCAGAACCTAAAGCGAGGAAAGTGAAAAGTGAGGTcataaaaccttttcaaagtgcTGCAAGAGTATACAGGCGCAAAGAATTTGATCTATACATGTCAGATATAGCAAAAGTTGATAAGAAGACTTTTGACTACTTGATGGAAGAACCACCGGAAAGGTGGGCACGTTCTTGTAGTCCACGGCGAAGAtatgacatgctcacaacaaaTATAGTTGAATCAATGAATTCTGTGCTATTAGAAGCAAGGGAGTTGCCTATATTAAGAATGATGGATTTCATTCAAGTGAAGCTACAACGTTGgttttatgaaagaagaaatgaagcagaAGGAACTTTTTATGACGTTTCTTGTTGGGTAGaagaggaattgaagaaaaagatagaTTTAGCTTTTACTTTAAATGTAAGTATTATGTTCTTACTTTAGCTTATTGTTTTAATGATAATTTAACATAATGTACTAACTTATAGTTTTTCAACTTCGAAGGTCTTCCCTGTTGATTCATGGCGTTCTAGAGTTGAGGAAGAAGGAATTACTTTCTTGGTGGacttaaacaaaagaacatgtgattgtTTTCAGTTTCAATTTGATGAATTGCCATGTATACATGCAATTGCAGCTATCGAGAAGAGAAACATCAAGAAGTCCAATTTCTGCTCGGACTGGTACTTAAAGGAATCTTGGCTGAAAACATATGAAAGACAAATACATCCTGTAGGACATACGGATTCTTGGATTGTACCAGACAGTGTTAAGTCACAAATTATTAAACCTCCAGATTTCAAAGTCCCGCCAGgtagaaggaaaaagaaaaggcatATTTCAGCTACCgactcatcaaaaataacattcaaatgTGGTCGTTGCAGAAGAATTGGTCATAATAGAACATCTTGTATATATTCTCCGGCAGTCCATCCATTTTCAAGGAAGCATAGAGAATAATAGATATATCCACTTATGTTTATCTACTCTTTTAAGtttttgctataaattggattcatttaaattatttttatttgagcAAGTAAACATTAGCAGATAGTTATATAAAAGATGTcctgaatttttaaagtttctttGCACTTACTTGCTCTTTGTTTATGGGATTTTATTCTTGCCGTAAGTAAACAAGAAAgtcattttctttatataatttgaCGCATGCAACTTGCtacatctttatttttaaaatgagatTGGTACAAGTAGAACTTAAGGACATAATCTTTTACAAGTCCTGAAAATTTCAAGTATGAAtctaatattaaggacataaATTTCTAAAATGTCCTTAACTTCTAGAAATCTCAGATTATTATCTAGATTTCCAGAAGTTcaggacatttcagaaaaatatgTCCGAATATTATTTTCATCCTTCAATAAATTAGGATGTTTATGAACATAATGTCCTGAAGTTCTACAACAATCAATGTATCTTTTGCTATATCTCTACagatttaataaaaaaaactagcaatttaaaaTGGACAAATCAGTAGTTATAAAATTGACATCTGCAGCTTGCTAAACACAACTTGCTacatcttatttttaaaatgagatTGGTACAAGTAGACTTCAGGACATAATTTTTTGAAACGTCCTAAACATTTGAAGTATGAATCTAATATATAGGACATAAATTTCTaaaatgtccttaacttctgtAAATCTCAGTTTATTTTCTATATTCCAGAAGTTTAgcacatttaaaaaaatatgtcttgaatATTATTTTCATCCTTCAACAAATAAGGATGTAGTTCACAGATTCTGAAATTCTACAACAATCAATGTGTGTTGCTTtgaatttctaaaaacttcaagaCAATTTAATCAAAGATTGGCCCTTTAAAACTGTGAAAAAATGGACAAATCAATAGttaacagaaagaaagaaattaataACACGATGCCTTCATATTACTGCTGAAACTGTAATTTAGCATAGTTGTGACAAAAAAAATTATGCTATGCAAATAAAATAAAGTGCCTTGTGACAATTTACAGGATATTTCAGAATTCATATGGATTCTTTACAGCTATTTTATACCAATTTCACTACAGCTGACTTTCTTTACAACTACACTACAGCTCTTTTGGGCAGGAAGTTTTATTTTCACTATCATAGTCGTCGCCGATATTTTCTGGTGGTGTATCATAACCATAATTTCTTTTTAACTCTCCATGTGCCCAAAGATTTGCTGCAAGTTCTTTTCTGAAGTTTGATATGTCCTCAGGTTGGAATTTCTCCACATCCTTTCCCATCATCAACAACTCCACATACTTGATTAGGAATGCACCACAATCAGTCCTAAGAAAAATATAGAGTCAATTAAACAAtatctttaataaaataaatctaaagtacatataaattatatagCAAATGACAACACGTACGATCCAGTTTGGTGTGGTGATCTTTGCCACTGAATATCAAATTTGTTGAATGCATTTCCAAAAGacttgtgatttttctcaaactgtGAGAACTTTAGCAAGTGGGGGATCATGCATGCATACATTTCAATGTGTTTCATTCCTTGCTCATATGGCTCACTATATACGAAATCGTACACATCAATCTTTCTCTCATTCAAGTCCAATACCCCCAAAAGAAAATGTGTCACAACATCATTATCTTCTGAAGGAAGCCGACATGGACCTCTGTCCAAGCAATTCCACATCTACGATTGTCATCCCACACATATGGTGTGAGAACCAACTGATTATCATCACACCAAAATAAATCCGAAGCATCTTCATTGAAATCCTTATACCCAATTAGCATATAGTTATCAAAAAGTATATCTGTAGTTGTGCAACGAAAAGGATGGGCGCAAGGGTGGTAGCAAATCTTCTTTCTCAAATAATACAGGGCAATGTCAATATGCTtcataaaaaggcaaaaaaaaagaaaaaaaatccatcagtcataaataaataaaaaacaataaattaagaagaaagaaaacaaatgccTTGTGAATTATCAAACCTTGTCATCAAGTACAAAGCTACTATCTGCAAGCTCAAGGAAGAACATTTTTCTACTAATTTTTTGATGGTACAATTTATATGGATTCTTTTTCACACCATTATCCTCAGCATATATATCAGTTTGTcccttgaaaattttgaaaatatcaaagttagaaagtttataagttagTTCTCAATTCCTAATTAAGGactcttggtcctgaagttagagttgcaaattcaaaagttaaggacatgtagtccttaactaacagttaaaagttcaaaagttaaggacacttggtcctgaacctAGACTTACTAGCTCATAAATTAAAGGACAATTAGTCATGAACTTAGAGTAACAAACGcataagttaaggacaattggtcctgaacttagagtggaaattcaaaaattaaggacacttggtcttgaagttagagttgcaaattcaaaagttaaggacaagatgtccttaacttacagttacaagttcaaaagttaaggacacttggtcctgaacttagacttactagctcataaattaaaggataattagtcatgaacttagagtaacaagtgcataagttaaggacaattggtcctgaacttagagtggaagttcaaaaatcaaggacacttggtcctgaagttagagttgcaaatttaaaagttaaggacatgtagtccttatcttacaattacaagttcaaaagttaaggacacttagtcatgaacttagacttactagctcataaattaaaggacaattagtcatgaacttagagtaacaagctcataagttaaggacaattgGTCATGAACTTAAagtggaagttcaaaaattaaggacacttggtcctgaagttaggttgcaaattcaaaaattaatgacaggtagtccttaactttcagttacaagttcaaaagttaaggatacttggtcctgaacttagacttacaagctcataaattaaggacacttaatccttaacttagagttacaagctcaaaaattTAGGACATTTAGTCATGAAGCTAGAGTTGGAAGCTCAAtacacttagtcctgaatttaAAATTACAAGTTCAAGACACAAATGTAAGCAATTAAGAAATAATGAATACATTTAGGGACTTACACTTTTTTGCGACCTTTCCATTTCTCCTTGCCCAACCACCCTATGAATTTCTTCAATAAGTTTTTGTCATCTTTGGCATAATGAAAAATACATGTacgagtatattttgattttatcCAGCCTGTATACTTAGGAGTATTTTCATTGTGCGCCATCGatgttcctctttttcttttctgttcaaaaggagatttcaATTAAGCTTCTTATTCCTTTTTCCTCGACCAAGCtcttcttcaacatttccttCAACCTTCATAGACAAGCCCTCATCAATGCTCATTTGTGTAGTCGGAAGAGTATGAGTAAGAATAGCAAATGATGGACCATCAAAACCAATACTATCTCTCTTCCTTTTCCTAGTATATTGGTTAACGACTTCATTTTTGTTTTGCTCTGCAAGCAACACTACATATACATTAGTTTGCTGCAAGTCGTCAATTCTATGAATTATCAAATGAAGAGACAAAAACTAAGGACATAATTTTTGAAATGTCGTGacaatttgaattatgaatacaATATTAAGGACACAATCAATACTTGTGTTGGCCACGCTGCCTTCTTGTATTTTTTTAACAGATAATAGTGTTGACATATTGCTtgcattttctttatcttgcaacTGTTCTCCATGTTCGTTGATTGCAAGTTCACAAGATTCTGCAAAATATTTACAGGAGCTAACATAATTAGTACTTGTTACTAATCTTTGATTAAAACAAACATGTATAAGATGGAAAAAAACTCTGTCTAA is drawn from Nicotiana tabacum cultivar K326 chromosome 22, ASM71507v2, whole genome shotgun sequence and contains these coding sequences:
- the LOC107806015 gene encoding uncharacterized protein LOC107806015 — translated: MSDIAKVDKKTFDYLMEEPPERWARSCSPRRRYDMLTTNIVESMNSVLLEARELPILRMMDFIQVKLQRWFYERRNEAEGTFYDVSCWVEEELKKKIDLAFTLNVFPVDSWRSRVEEEGITFLVDLNKRTCDCFQFQFDELPCIHAIAAIEKRNIKKSNFCSDWYLKESWLKTYERQIHPVGHTDSWIVPDSVKSQIIKPPDFKVPPGRRKKKRHISATDSSKITFKCGRCRRIGHNRTSCIYSPAVHPFSRKHRE